A window from Nycticebus coucang isolate mNycCou1 chromosome X, mNycCou1.pri, whole genome shotgun sequence encodes these proteins:
- the LOC128577413 gene encoding LOW QUALITY PROTEIN: mitochondrial import receptor subunit TOM70-like (The sequence of the model RefSeq protein was modified relative to this genomic sequence to represent the inferred CDS: deleted 2 bases in 1 codon), which translates to MAASKPVEAAVVAAAAPSSGSGVGGGRGSGPGTGGLPRWQLALAVRAPLLLGAGAMYLWSRQRQCWETGGLGDTSSLKHHSKWKTPEGRASPAPGSGHPEGPGAHLEMNSLDRAQAAKNKGNKYFKAGKHEQAIQCYTEAISLCPTEKNVDLSTFYQNRAAAFEQLQKWKEVAQDCTKAVELNPKYVKTLFRRAKAHEKLDNKKECLEDVTAVCILEDFQNQQSMLLAAKVLKLLGKEKAKEKYKNREPLMPSPQFIKSYFSSFTDDIISQPMLKGEKSDEDKDKEEEALEVKENSGYLKVKQYMEEENYDKIISECSKEIDAQGKYMAEALLLQATFYIIGNANAAKPDLDKVISLKEANVKLRENALIKRGSMYMQQQQPLLSTQDFNMAADIDPQNADVYHHRGQLKILLDQVEEAVADFDECIRLRPESALAQAQKFFALYRQAYIGNNSSQIQSAMKGFEEVIKKFPRCAEGYALYAQALTDQQQFGKADEMCDKCIDLEPDNATTYVHKGLLQLQWKQDLDKGLELISKAIEIDNKCDFAYETMGTIDVQRGNMEKAIDMFNKAINLAKSEIEMAHLYSLCDAAHAQAEVAKKYGLKPPTL; encoded by the exons ATGGCCGCCTCTAAGCCTGTGGAGGCGGCAGTGGTCGCAGCAGCTGCACCCAGCTCAGGCAGTGGGGTGGGCGGCGGCCGTGGGTCT GGTCCAGGAACAGGGGGCCTACCGCGATGGCAGCTGGCACTGGCTGTCAGGGCTCCCTTGCTGCTGGGAGCGGGTGCCATGTACCTGTGGAGCCGACAACGGCAGTGCTGGGAGACTGGAGGCCTGGGTGACACCAGCAGCTTGAAGCACCACAGCAAGTGGAAGACCCCAGAGGGTAGGGCCAGTCCGGCTCCCGGCAGTGGACACCCCGAAGGTCCCGGTGCTCACCTGGAAATGAACTCTCTTGATAGAGCTCAAGCAGCCAAGAACAAaggcaataaatattttaaagcaggAAAACATGAACAGGCTATTCAGTGCTATACCGAGGCTATTAGTCTGTGTCCTACAGAGAAGAATGTCGACCTTTCTACATTTTATCAAAACAGAGCTGCTGCCTTTGAACAGTTGCAAAAATGGAAAGAGGTGGCACAAGATTGTACAAAAGCTGTTGAACTTAATCCCAAATATGTGAAAACTCTCTTTAGACGTGCAAAAGCCCATGAGAAGCTAGATAATAAGAAGGAATGTTTAGAAGATGTCACTGCTGTGTGTATATTAGAAGATTTCCAAAATCAACAAAGCATGCTATTAGCTGCTAAAGTTCTTAAACTTCTTGGAAAAGAGAAagccaaagaaaaatacaagaatcGTGAACCTCTGATGCCATCTCCACAGTTTATCAAATCTTACTTCAGTTCTTTCACCGACGATATCATTTCTCAGCCCATGCTTAAAGGAGAGAAGTCTGATGAAGATAAAGACAAAGAAGAAGAGGCTTTAGAAGTAAAAGAGAATTCTGGATATTTAAAGGTCAAACAGTATATGGAAGAAGAAAACTATGATAAAATCATAAGTGAATGCTCAAAAGAAATAGATGCTCAGGGCAAATACATGGCAGAAGCATTATTACTACAAGCCACCTTCTACATTATTGGCAATGCCAATGCGGCCAAACCAGATTTAGATAAGGTCATCAGTTTGAAAGAAGCTAATGTGAAGCTTCGAGAAAATGCCCTCATCAAAAGAGGCAGCATGTAcatgcagcagcagcagcctttGCTGTCCACTCAGGATTTTAACATGGCTGCTGACATCGATCCTCAGAATGCAGATGTTTATCACCATCGAGGACAGTTGAAAATACTGCTTGATCAAGTTGAAGAAGCAGTGGCAGATTTTGATGAATGTATTAGGTTAAGACCCGAGTCTGCTCTAGCACAAGCTCAGAAATTTTTTGCATTGTATCGCCAGGCATATATAGGGAACAATTCTTCACAAATCCAATCAGCTATGAAAGGTTTTGAAGAGGTCATAAAGAAGTTTCCAAGGTGCGCTGAAGGTTATGCACTGTATGCCCAGGCACTGACAGATCAACAACAGTTTGGGAAGGCTGATGAAATGTGTGATAAATGTATTGATTTGGAACCAGATAATGCCACAACATATGTTCATAAAGGTTTACTTCAACTTCAGTGGAAGCAAGATCTGGATAAAGGTTTGGAACTTATTAGCAAGGCTATTGAAATTGACAATAAATGTGATTTTGCATATGAAACCATGGGAACTATTGATGTACAAAGAGGAAACATGGAGAAAGCCATTGACATGTTCAACAAAGCTATTAACCTGGCCAAATCGGAAATAGAGATGGCTCATCTGTATTCACTTTGTGATGCTGCCCATGCTCAGGCAGAAGTTGCAAAGAAATATGGATTAAAACCACCAACATTATAA